A stretch of the Streptomyces ortus genome encodes the following:
- a CDS encoding S1 family serine peptidase, producing MTNRTLGLLRRSAFRRAAAVGAVALATASLQPVAAHAAPAPIVGGSPAAQGEFPFMVSLSMGCGGSLYKKDVVLTAAHCVDGSGDTNRITATAGVANLNASGAIKVRSTKVVQAPGYNGNGKDWALIKLARPIELPTLKIATTTRYNRGTFTIAGWGDPAENANTGSTKLLKAKVPFVADRQCKRHYGGRLIASQEICAGIPRGGVDTCQGDSGGPMFRKDEAGKWIQVGIVSWGDGCARPMVPGVYTEVSTFASAIARAASSL from the coding sequence TTGACCAATAGAACGCTCGGTCTCCTCAGGAGATCCGCCTTCCGGCGGGCCGCGGCCGTCGGTGCCGTCGCTCTCGCGACGGCCAGCCTCCAGCCCGTCGCCGCGCATGCCGCGCCCGCCCCGATAGTCGGCGGCTCGCCCGCCGCGCAGGGTGAGTTCCCGTTCATGGTCAGCCTGTCCATGGGCTGTGGCGGCTCGCTCTACAAGAAGGACGTCGTCCTGACCGCCGCGCACTGCGTGGACGGCTCGGGCGACACCAACCGCATCACCGCGACCGCCGGGGTCGCCAACCTCAACGCGTCCGGGGCGATCAAGGTCAGGTCCACCAAGGTCGTCCAGGCCCCGGGCTACAACGGCAACGGCAAGGACTGGGCGCTCATCAAGCTCGCCCGGCCCATCGAGCTGCCGACGCTGAAGATCGCGACGACCACCCGGTACAACAGGGGGACGTTCACCATCGCCGGGTGGGGCGACCCCGCGGAGAACGCGAACACGGGTTCCACGAAGCTGCTCAAGGCCAAGGTGCCGTTTGTGGCCGACCGGCAGTGCAAGCGGCACTACGGGGGGCGGTTGATCGCCTCGCAGGAGATCTGCGCGGGGATTCCTCGTGGCGGGGTCGACACCTGTCAGGGGGACTCCGGGGGGCCGATGTTCCGCAAGGACGAGGCGGGCAAGTGGATTCAGGTCGGGATCGTCAGCTGGGGTGACGGGTGTGCGCGGCCGATGGTGCCGGGGGTGTACACCGAGGTGTCCACGTTTGCCTCTGCGATAGCTCGGGCGGCTTCTTCGCTTTAG